A stretch of Campylobacter showae DNA encodes these proteins:
- a CDS encoding DNA-deoxyinosine glycosylase, which yields MSQTHPFKPIFDENSKILILGSFPSVVSRKFGFYYANPQNRFWQVLAGILNAPLPESIDEKIKFLLAYRIAIYDAAISCEIKGSSDAKMTAVEPANLEPIFSGARVVQVFANGGKAHEICEKYLKNQILNATGKEPIKLPSTSPANANFSLERLVQEWLSVVDMLKDGELV from the coding sequence ATGAGCCAAACCCATCCTTTTAAACCGATTTTTGATGAAAATTCTAAAATTTTAATCCTCGGCTCGTTTCCTTCCGTCGTTTCTCGTAAATTTGGCTTTTACTATGCAAATCCGCAAAATCGCTTCTGGCAAGTATTGGCCGGGATTTTAAACGCACCGCTACCTGAAAGTATAGACGAAAAGATAAAATTCCTGCTCGCTTACCGCATCGCTATCTACGACGCTGCGATATCCTGCGAGATAAAGGGCTCGAGCGACGCCAAAATGACCGCTGTCGAGCCCGCAAATTTAGAGCCGATCTTTAGCGGAGCGCGCGTCGTGCAGGTATTCGCAAACGGCGGCAAGGCACACGAAATTTGTGAAAAATACTTAAAAAATCAAATTTTAAACGCAACCGGCAAAGAGCCAATCAAACTACCCTCGACTAGCCCGGCAAATGCAAATTTTAGCCTTGAAAGGCTCGTGCAAGAGTGGCTGAGTGTGGTGGATATGTTAAAAGATGGCGAATTGGTTTAG
- the nifJ gene encoding pyruvate:ferredoxin (flavodoxin) oxidoreductase produces the protein MAKIMKTMDGNEAAAHAAYAFTEVAGIYPITPSSPMADYTDMWAAQGKKNLFGMPVKVVEMQSEGGAAGTVHGSLQVGALTTTYTASQGLLLKIPNMYKIAGQLLPGVIHVSARSIAAQALSIFGDHQDIYACRQTGFAMLASGSVQEVMDIAGVAHLAAIKGRVPFLHFFDGFRTSHEIQKIEVLDYAHFDRLLDREALQKFRDEALSPESPKTRGTAQNDDIYFQTRELANRYYDAVPDIVAEYLKEISKITGRDYKPFNYYGDPHATRVVVAMGSVTQTLEEVVDHLRAKGEKVGVLKVHLYRPFSLKYLFDVMPETVEKIAVLDRTKEPGSLGEPLYLDVKAAFYGRKNQPVIVGGRYGLSSKDVDPAQMLAVFENLNLEGPKNGFTVGIEDDVTFTSLKVGEKISLSDASVKECLFYGLGADGTVGANKNSIKIIGDKTDLYAQAYFAYDSKKSGGYTRSHLRFGKNPIRSTYLVSNPHFVACSVAAYLEIYDVIDGIREGGTFLLNSIWDAEQTVAKLPNKVKKILAAKKVNFYIINATKLAREIGLKNRTNTIMQSAFFKLADIIPFADAQKYMKEYAHKAYAKKGEAIVEMNYKAIDMGADGLVKVAVDPNWANLTDDAASEEKYVGDEFIEKIVKPINAARGDSLPVSAFVGYEDGHFKSGTTAYEKRGIGVMVPKWIEENCIQCNQCAFVCPHAVIRPFLIDENELAAAPQTVQDHVLDAKGKEVKGLKYKIQVSPLDCTGCELCAQICPSKEKSLVMVPLAEEMEKNEQENADYLFKKVTYKDDLMSKDSVKGVGFAQPLFEFHGACPGCGETPYIGLVTRLFGDRMIVANATGCSSIYGGSAPSTPYTTNKDGKGVAWANSLFEDNAEFGMGMNVAVETLRHRIEDVMLRTKDAAPNALAALYSDWIAHKNDGEKTTQIAKILTPILEQNLDVEGVKEILELKRYLVKKSQWIIGGDGWAYDIGFGGLDHVLASGENVNVLVLDTEVYSNTGGQSSKSSRAGSIAQFTASGKPMQKKDLGYIAMTYGNIFVAQINSNASQANTIKAIAAAEAYDGPSLVIAYSPCIAHGIKGGMALSGDQGELATKCGYWPTYVYDPRLIKEGKNPLKMTSKEPDWSLYEEFLLNEVRYNSLKKTNPEHADELLAKNKADAQRRYRQLKRLSLADFSDEVESSAEAQANENAE, from the coding sequence ATGGCTAAAATAATGAAAACTATGGACGGAAACGAGGCTGCGGCGCATGCGGCTTACGCATTTACGGAGGTTGCGGGCATCTACCCGATCACTCCTAGCTCGCCGATGGCCGATTACACCGATATGTGGGCGGCTCAGGGCAAGAAAAATTTATTCGGTATGCCGGTTAAAGTCGTCGAAATGCAAAGCGAGGGCGGGGCTGCGGGTACCGTACACGGCTCGCTGCAAGTTGGCGCGCTAACTACGACATACACGGCTTCGCAAGGTCTTTTGCTAAAAATCCCAAACATGTACAAGATCGCCGGCCAGCTGCTACCCGGCGTCATCCACGTGAGCGCGCGCTCTATCGCGGCTCAGGCGCTTTCTATCTTTGGCGATCATCAGGACATCTACGCCTGTCGCCAAACGGGTTTTGCGATGCTGGCAAGCGGCTCGGTGCAAGAGGTCATGGATATCGCCGGCGTCGCGCACTTAGCGGCGATCAAGGGTCGCGTGCCGTTTTTGCACTTTTTCGACGGATTTCGCACGAGCCACGAGATACAAAAGATCGAGGTGCTTGACTACGCGCACTTTGATAGGCTTCTTGACCGCGAGGCGCTGCAAAAATTTAGGGACGAGGCGCTAAGTCCCGAGAGCCCTAAAACTCGCGGTACGGCTCAAAACGACGATATTTACTTTCAGACGCGCGAGCTAGCTAACCGCTACTACGATGCGGTGCCTGATATCGTGGCCGAGTATCTAAAAGAAATTTCAAAAATCACGGGACGCGACTATAAGCCGTTTAATTATTACGGCGATCCGCATGCTACGCGCGTCGTGGTCGCGATGGGCTCTGTCACGCAAACTCTAGAAGAAGTGGTCGATCACCTACGCGCAAAGGGCGAAAAAGTAGGCGTGCTAAAGGTGCATCTATACCGTCCGTTTAGCCTAAAATACCTCTTTGACGTGATGCCTGAGACGGTAGAAAAGATCGCCGTGCTAGACCGCACGAAAGAGCCAGGAAGCCTCGGCGAGCCGCTATATCTGGACGTCAAGGCGGCATTTTACGGACGTAAAAATCAGCCCGTGATCGTGGGCGGTCGCTACGGCCTAAGCTCAAAAGACGTCGATCCTGCTCAGATGCTAGCAGTCTTTGAAAACCTAAATTTAGAGGGGCCTAAAAACGGCTTTACCGTCGGCATCGAGGACGACGTGACCTTCACCTCGCTAAAAGTCGGCGAGAAAATTTCTCTAAGCGATGCAAGCGTGAAAGAGTGCCTATTCTACGGCCTTGGTGCGGACGGTACCGTGGGAGCGAATAAAAACTCAATCAAAATCATCGGCGATAAAACCGATCTTTACGCGCAGGCGTATTTTGCCTACGACAGCAAAAAATCGGGCGGCTACACGCGCTCGCACCTGCGTTTTGGTAAAAACCCGATCCGCTCGACCTATCTCGTCTCAAATCCGCACTTCGTAGCTTGCTCGGTCGCGGCGTATCTTGAAATTTACGACGTCATAGACGGCATCCGCGAGGGCGGGACGTTCCTGCTAAACTCGATCTGGGACGCCGAGCAGACGGTTGCCAAACTGCCGAATAAAGTAAAGAAAATTTTGGCCGCTAAGAAGGTAAATTTCTACATCATCAACGCCACGAAGCTAGCTCGCGAGATCGGGCTCAAAAATCGCACGAATACCATCATGCAGTCGGCTTTTTTTAAACTCGCAGACATCATCCCGTTTGCCGACGCGCAAAAATACATGAAAGAGTACGCGCACAAAGCCTATGCTAAAAAGGGAGAAGCGATCGTAGAGATGAACTACAAGGCCATCGATATGGGCGCGGACGGGCTAGTTAAGGTCGCGGTCGACCCTAACTGGGCAAATTTAACCGATGACGCCGCTAGCGAGGAAAAATACGTAGGCGATGAATTTATAGAAAAAATCGTTAAACCTATCAATGCCGCCAGGGGCGATAGCTTGCCTGTTTCGGCGTTTGTGGGCTATGAGGACGGACACTTTAAATCAGGCACCACAGCCTACGAAAAACGCGGCATCGGCGTGATGGTGCCTAAGTGGATCGAGGAAAACTGTATCCAGTGCAATCAGTGCGCCTTCGTCTGCCCGCACGCGGTCATCAGACCGTTTCTAATCGATGAAAACGAGCTCGCCGCTGCGCCGCAAACCGTGCAAGATCACGTCCTAGACGCCAAAGGCAAAGAGGTAAAAGGGCTAAAATACAAAATCCAGGTTAGCCCGCTTGACTGCACGGGCTGCGAGCTGTGCGCTCAAATTTGCCCGAGCAAGGAAAAATCGCTCGTAATGGTACCTCTAGCCGAGGAAATGGAGAAAAACGAGCAGGAAAACGCCGATTATTTATTTAAAAAAGTAACCTACAAAGACGACCTGATGAGCAAAGATAGCGTCAAGGGCGTGGGTTTTGCGCAGCCGTTGTTTGAGTTTCACGGCGCGTGCCCCGGATGCGGCGAGACGCCTTATATCGGGCTTGTGACGAGACTATTTGGCGACCGTATGATAGTGGCAAACGCGACCGGTTGTAGCTCGATCTACGGCGGTAGCGCGCCTTCGACGCCTTATACGACGAACAAAGACGGCAAGGGCGTAGCGTGGGCGAACTCGCTATTTGAGGATAATGCGGAGTTTGGCATGGGTATGAATGTCGCAGTAGAGACGCTTCGCCACCGTATCGAGGATGTGATGCTACGCACAAAAGACGCCGCACCAAACGCTCTAGCCGCGCTATACTCCGACTGGATCGCGCACAAAAACGACGGCGAGAAAACGACGCAAATCGCTAAAATTTTAACGCCGATTTTGGAGCAAAATTTAGACGTAGAGGGCGTGAAAGAAATTTTAGAGCTAAAAAGATACCTCGTCAAAAAATCCCAGTGGATCATCGGCGGCGACGGCTGGGCGTACGATATCGGCTTTGGCGGTCTTGATCACGTGCTAGCTAGCGGCGAGAACGTAAACGTACTCGTACTTGACACCGAGGTCTACTCAAACACCGGCGGCCAAAGTTCAAAATCAAGCCGCGCAGGCTCGATAGCGCAGTTTACCGCTAGCGGCAAGCCGATGCAGAAAAAAGATCTAGGCTACATCGCGATGACCTACGGAAATATCTTTGTCGCGCAGATCAACTCAAACGCGAGCCAAGCAAATACGATAAAAGCCATCGCCGCAGCCGAGGCCTACGACGGTCCGAGCCTCGTGATCGCGTATTCGCCGTGTATCGCGCACGGTATAAAAGGCGGCATGGCACTCTCGGGTGATCAAGGCGAGCTAGCGACTAAGTGCGGCTACTGGCCGACCTACGTCTACGATCCGCGCCTAATCAAAGAGGGCAAGAATCCGCTAAAAATGACTTCAAAAGAGCCTGATTGGTCGCTTTACGAGGAGTTTTTGCTAAACGAGGTTCGCTACAACTCGCTTAAGAAAACCAACCCTGAGCACGCAGACGAGCTGCTGGCTAAAAACAAGGCCGACGCGCAAAGACGCTACCGCCAGCTAAAACGCCTAAGTCTAGCCGACTTTAGCGATGAGGTCGAGTCTAGCGCGGAAGCTCAGGCTAACGAAAACGCCGAGTAA
- a CDS encoding endo alpha-1,4 polygalactosaminidase produces the protein MDYDIMITDLFHFEKAYTASKIRELKTKHNGGKRLVICYMSIGEAEDYRYYWNGAWKTDKPAWLAEENPHWKGNYVVKYWDADWQKNNMGNNELHQKRS, from the coding sequence ATGGATTACGATATCATGATAACGGATCTATTTCACTTCGAAAAAGCCTACACCGCGTCCAAAATACGGGAGCTTAAAACAAAACACAACGGCGGGAAGCGGCTCGTGATCTGCTATATGAGCATAGGGGAGGCGGAGGATTACCGGTATTATTGGAATGGTGCCTGGAAAACGGACAAGCCTGCCTGGCTAGCAGAGGAAAACCCGCACTGGAAAGGAAATTACGTCGTCAAATATTGGGATGCGGATTGGCAAAAAAATAATATGGGAAACAACGAATTACATCAAAAAAGATCTTAG
- a CDS encoding HAD family hydrolase, whose product MKKTILFDLDGTLIDSTPAILDGFGAAFLAHGEPTPNPEAVKALVGHPLDFMFAGLGAPSHLVPDYIAVYKARYEQIFLEQTSLLGGAAGALALASEVADVGVVTTKTSKFSVILLEHLGVMKFIKTVIGRDDVVNPKPDPEPINRALERLGKTSSQDKASAFMVGDTTMDLESAKRSGIAGVGLVCGYGKEADLREHSNLIFQNAFEAVKFIAGR is encoded by the coding sequence ATGAAAAAAACCATACTTTTTGACCTCGACGGTACACTCATCGACTCGACGCCTGCGATCCTTGACGGATTTGGTGCGGCGTTTCTCGCTCACGGCGAACCCACGCCAAACCCTGAAGCCGTCAAGGCTCTAGTCGGCCATCCGCTTGATTTTATGTTTGCCGGGCTTGGCGCTCCGTCGCATCTCGTGCCTGATTATATCGCCGTGTACAAGGCACGATACGAGCAGATTTTTTTAGAACAAACATCGCTACTTGGGGGCGCGGCGGGTGCGTTAGCGCTTGCTAGCGAGGTTGCGGACGTTGGCGTCGTGACGACGAAAACGTCGAAATTTTCAGTCATTTTACTTGAGCACTTGGGCGTTATGAAATTTATCAAAACAGTGATCGGCAGAGACGACGTAGTAAATCCAAAACCGGACCCCGAGCCCATAAATAGGGCTCTTGAGCGCCTAGGCAAAACGAGCTCGCAAGATAAGGCGAGCGCCTTTATGGTTGGCGATACGACGATGGATCTGGAATCGGCGAAGCGTTCTGGTATCGCGGGCGTCGGGCTAGTTTGCGGCTACGGCAAGGAGGCAGATTTGCGCGAGCATTCAAATTTGATCTTTCAAAATGCATTTGAAGCGGTTAAATTTATAGCCGGCAGATGA
- a CDS encoding mechanosensitive ion channel family protein, producing the protein MDEIKFELIWSLISSYSLKILGSIAILLIGKWLVAKISNLISKLIISSRLDETLSSFLLNIIKTLLMAFVIIAAIANLGVETSMFVAALGAIGLAIGMAFKDTFSNIGAGFLIIFFRPFKLKDHIEVAGVQGAVKEINMFSTVLRTTDHKTIIIPNGRIISSNIINFSKEGTRRVELVFCIDYKDDLKLAKEIILSLAAENKKILKEPKPFVGVGSLGENSVNLTARFWCASDDFSDVQFAMLESVKLAFDAQGISIPSPQLSIRYQDKKQDNQI; encoded by the coding sequence ATGGACGAGATTAAATTTGAACTTATTTGGTCGTTAATCTCGTCCTATTCTTTAAAAATCTTAGGCTCTATCGCTATCTTGCTTATCGGCAAATGGCTAGTAGCTAAAATCTCAAATCTTATATCAAAATTAATCATTTCCTCTAGACTTGACGAAACTCTTTCGAGTTTTTTACTAAATATCATCAAAACGCTTCTCATGGCTTTTGTAATTATAGCTGCGATCGCAAATTTGGGCGTAGAGACATCTATGTTTGTTGCTGCGCTAGGTGCCATCGGTCTTGCTATCGGTATGGCGTTTAAGGATACTTTTTCAAACATTGGCGCAGGATTTTTGATAATATTTTTTAGGCCGTTTAAGCTCAAGGACCATATCGAAGTCGCAGGCGTACAAGGCGCAGTCAAAGAGATCAATATGTTCAGTACTGTTTTACGCACGACCGATCATAAAACCATTATCATCCCAAACGGACGCATCATAAGTAGCAATATAATCAACTTCTCAAAAGAGGGCACTAGACGCGTCGAGCTCGTGTTTTGCATAGATTATAAAGACGATCTAAAGCTTGCAAAAGAGATTATTTTAAGTCTGGCTGCCGAAAATAAAAAGATCTTAAAAGAGCCAAAGCCGTTTGTCGGCGTCGGAAGCCTGGGCGAAAATAGCGTAAATTTGACCGCTAGATTTTGGTGTGCGAGCGATGATTTTTCCGACGTGCAGTTTGCTATGCTAGAGAGCGTTAAGCTTGCATTCGACGCCCAAGGCATCTCTATACCATCGCCGCAGCTTAGCATCCGCTATCAGGATAAAAAACAAGACAATCAAATTTGA
- a CDS encoding OmpA family protein — translation MKKIALALVAATALFAADSAYNYELTPTIGGVHPEGNLGTNEQSAIGLRIGRNLENFFIDHVELGLSHTNKIREYGVDGKATRYFVNAIKDFGLTEKLSLYGLLGAGYEDVSKKFVKNDDGGFGQYGLGLRYQITDNFALRAEAVDAIKFEHADHNLFYTLGFAVGFGAKNAPVVAEVVEVKEQAVVVLDDDNDGVLNDVDQCPNTPAGVVVDETGCEKVIVLRDIGVNFAFDSYKITPKYLEEIRKVANFMGENPGYRVVLSGHTDSVGAEAYNQKLSEKRANAVAKALEELGVSADKITTVGYGELKPVASNKTKEGRAENRRVEARFNK, via the coding sequence ATGAAAAAGATTGCTCTTGCTTTAGTTGCTGCTACTGCGCTTTTTGCCGCTGATTCAGCTTACAATTACGAACTAACTCCGACAATAGGCGGTGTTCATCCTGAAGGAAATTTGGGAACAAATGAGCAGTCGGCTATCGGTTTAAGAATCGGAAGAAACCTTGAGAATTTCTTTATAGACCACGTAGAACTCGGTCTTAGCCACACTAACAAGATAAGAGAGTATGGCGTAGACGGAAAGGCTACTAGATATTTCGTTAATGCTATTAAAGATTTCGGCCTAACTGAAAAACTATCTCTTTATGGCTTGCTTGGTGCAGGTTATGAAGATGTCTCAAAAAAATTCGTCAAAAACGATGACGGCGGCTTTGGTCAATACGGCCTTGGTTTGAGATATCAAATTACCGATAACTTTGCTCTACGCGCTGAAGCGGTAGATGCTATTAAATTTGAGCATGCGGATCACAACCTATTCTATACGCTAGGTTTTGCAGTCGGCTTTGGTGCTAAAAATGCTCCTGTAGTAGCTGAAGTGGTTGAGGTTAAAGAGCAAGCCGTCGTAGTGCTTGACGACGATAACGACGGCGTTTTAAACGATGTTGATCAATGCCCAAATACACCGGCTGGGGTAGTAGTTGACGAGACTGGATGCGAGAAAGTTATCGTTCTCAGAGATATCGGCGTAAATTTTGCATTTGATAGCTACAAAATAACTCCAAAATATCTTGAGGAGATCAGAAAAGTAGCTAATTTTATGGGCGAAAACCCAGGCTACCGCGTAGTTCTAAGCGGACATACAGACAGCGTTGGTGCTGAGGCTTACAACCAAAAACTATCTGAAAAAAGAGCAAACGCAGTTGCTAAAGCTCTTGAAGAACTTGGCGTAAGCGCAGACAAGATCACTACTGTAGGATACGGCGAGCTTAAACCTGTCGCTTCAAATAAAACAAAAGAAGGACGTGCTGAGAATAGACGCGTTGAAGCTAGATTTAACAAATAA
- the rpsI gene encoding 30S ribosomal protein S9, with amino-acid sequence MAKVYATGKRKTAVAKVWLKPGSGKILVNGLDLNTWLGGHEAIKLKVVQPLLLTKQEGSIDVTATTLGGGYSAQAEALRHGISRALALFDTDFRATLKPKGLLTRDSRVVERKKFGRRKARRSPQFSKR; translated from the coding sequence ATGGCGAAAGTTTATGCAACCGGTAAAAGAAAAACTGCCGTAGCAAAAGTCTGGCTAAAACCGGGCAGCGGTAAAATTTTAGTAAACGGACTTGATCTAAACACTTGGCTCGGCGGACACGAGGCTATCAAGCTAAAAGTGGTTCAACCTCTACTTTTAACAAAACAAGAGGGTTCTATAGACGTAACCGCAACGACTCTAGGCGGCGGATACTCTGCTCAGGCTGAGGCGCTAAGACATGGCATTTCAAGAGCATTAGCTCTATTTGATACCGACTTTAGAGCGACTCTAAAACCAAAAGGCTTACTAACTCGTGACTCACGCGTCGTTGAGCGTAAGAAATTCGGTAGAAGAAAAGCTAGAAGAAGCCCGCAATTCTCTAAACGCTAA
- the rplM gene encoding 50S ribosomal protein L13 — MTKITKPNEVEREWIVLDAAGKRFGRLLTEVATLLRGKHKPNFTPNVDCGDYVIIINASKAEFTGNNKAEQKLYHRHSGYFGSTKSEKFGELLADKPEKLFKLAVRGMLPKTKLGREMIKKLKVYAGSEHPHTAQIAKKEGK, encoded by the coding sequence ATGACGAAAATAACAAAACCAAACGAAGTGGAGCGCGAGTGGATCGTGCTTGACGCGGCAGGCAAGCGTTTTGGTAGATTGCTAACCGAGGTGGCTACGCTGCTTCGCGGTAAGCATAAGCCAAATTTCACTCCGAATGTCGATTGCGGCGATTACGTTATCATAATCAACGCTTCTAAAGCCGAATTTACGGGCAATAATAAAGCCGAGCAAAAGCTTTATCACCGCCATTCAGGATATTTCGGTAGCACAAAAAGCGAGAAATTCGGCGAGCTTTTGGCTGACAAACCTGAAAAACTGTTCAAGCTAGCCGTTCGCGGAATGCTTCCAAAAACAAAACTCGGCAGAGAGATGATAAAAAAACTAAAAGTTTACGCCGGCAGCGAGCATCCGCACACGGCTCAAATAGCTAAAAAAGAAGGAAAATAA
- a CDS encoding RecB-like helicase, translated as MKPFLALEASAGSGKTFALSVRFIAILLSGADAREITALTFTKKAANEMKERIVQTFLRLEEKGAELAELEQILGAGRDKILAMRDARATHFLESDLKIGTFDSFFVGILRSFCLNLGLSADFEVSENLNELQRGEFVASVSKDMRLLKALANLIATAERSQSSFFESLEMFYENFGELKSSENAAFPNESGVEEALRNMREYVLARGGGKDAQSAVKEGSPGEILARSFMSRASLDYRTFSKIYTPELDEMFFTLKARLKQYFDALEEYKIAELARFLKIYKECKISLNKRLNSLAFSDVTRLVYELLRGGETDAQMLYFRLDGRINHLLIDEFQDTNVAQYEIMRPLIEEIVAGYGQNGLGSFFYVGDVKQSIYRFRGGKKELFGKLMRDFPQIKAQNLEVNYRSKKALVRFTNAVFAGKIENFKPQRTPQKEGERVNLVGQMPYFEAEADDLGFVRVSSGDDVAAEAAQQVKFLLQKGVCEDDITVLCWKNDDINKISNLLSEAGVKSVSEGVMPLLASKNARAVAEYAKFCLFDERIYKLNTEAILDVNAVKLSVNPQKSALESLHYLAGRLGVDMSDADVLRLLELAQPYSNLTEFVYNLDRFEAKASAKSGEGVKIMTVHKSKGLEFENVIVCDKMGVGRHDGSNFIAEYDAGTGSWQVRHNVKKQCIDEDFARLKEKAARLEREEDMNKLYVALTRAIGGLIIVKKTGANGRNPSFFGAYESSGEVIEYLDLVDFSFGEPTPSKARNLSVVGKFEPIKLAQISKQIVDETPKTEGKNQKAIYFGLALHYLLEMAEKFDESSLKTAQISMRNAFHKFLDEGELDEIYARGLNLTNEPKFKQMTQAKRVFKEQPLRYESALKQLDLLCIGESEICVIDYKTSDKNIDENIAQVAEYKRILAQIYPNLSVRAAIFYALRDEIRSIDI; from the coding sequence ATGAAGCCGTTTTTGGCCCTCGAGGCGAGTGCGGGCAGCGGCAAGACCTTTGCGCTTAGCGTGCGTTTTATCGCGATTTTGCTATCAGGCGCCGACGCGCGCGAGATCACGGCGCTGACCTTCACCAAAAAGGCCGCTAATGAGATGAAAGAGCGCATCGTGCAGACCTTTTTGCGGCTCGAGGAAAAGGGCGCGGAGCTAGCCGAGCTGGAGCAAATTTTGGGCGCGGGCAGGGATAAGATTTTAGCCATGCGCGATGCGCGGGCGACGCATTTTTTAGAAAGCGATCTAAAAATCGGCACGTTTGATTCGTTTTTCGTCGGTATCTTGCGCAGCTTTTGCTTAAATTTGGGGCTAAGCGCGGATTTTGAAGTGAGCGAAAATTTAAACGAGCTGCAGCGGGGCGAGTTCGTCGCGAGCGTGAGCAAGGATATGCGGCTGCTAAAAGCGCTTGCGAATTTGATAGCGACGGCCGAGCGCAGCCAAAGTAGCTTTTTTGAGAGCTTGGAGATGTTTTACGAAAATTTCGGCGAGCTTAAAAGTAGCGAAAATGCGGCGTTTCCAAACGAAAGCGGCGTAGAAGAAGCGCTAAGAAATATGCGCGAATACGTCCTAGCTAGAGGCGGGGGCAAAGACGCGCAAAGCGCCGTGAAAGAGGGGAGTCCCGGCGAAATCTTAGCTCGATCTTTTATGTCGCGCGCGAGCCTTGATTATCGTACGTTTTCTAAAATTTATACGCCGGAGCTCGACGAGATGTTTTTTACGCTAAAAGCGCGATTAAAACAGTATTTTGATGCGCTTGAGGAGTATAAAATCGCCGAGCTGGCTAGATTTTTAAAAATCTACAAAGAGTGCAAAATCTCGCTAAACAAAAGGCTAAATTCTCTCGCATTTAGCGATGTGACGCGCCTGGTTTACGAGCTTTTGCGAGGCGGCGAGACGGACGCGCAGATGCTTTATTTTAGGCTCGACGGGCGGATAAACCACCTTCTCATCGACGAGTTTCAAGACACCAACGTCGCGCAGTACGAGATCATGCGTCCGCTCATCGAGGAAATCGTCGCCGGATACGGACAAAACGGGCTTGGCAGCTTTTTTTACGTGGGCGACGTAAAGCAGAGCATTTACCGCTTTCGCGGCGGCAAAAAGGAGCTTTTCGGCAAGCTAATGCGAGATTTTCCGCAGATCAAAGCGCAAAATTTGGAGGTAAATTACCGCAGCAAAAAGGCGCTGGTTAGATTTACGAACGCCGTATTTGCGGGCAAGATCGAAAATTTTAAACCGCAAAGAACGCCACAAAAAGAGGGCGAGCGGGTAAATTTGGTAGGGCAGATGCCGTATTTTGAGGCGGAGGCGGACGATCTTGGATTCGTGCGGGTAAGCAGCGGCGATGACGTGGCGGCAGAGGCGGCGCAGCAGGTTAAATTTCTCCTGCAAAAAGGGGTCTGCGAGGACGATATCACCGTGCTTTGCTGGAAAAACGACGATATAAATAAAATCTCAAATTTGCTGAGCGAGGCGGGCGTAAAAAGCGTGAGCGAGGGCGTGATGCCTCTGCTAGCTAGCAAAAATGCGCGCGCAGTAGCGGAATATGCTAAATTTTGCCTATTTGACGAGCGAATTTACAAGCTAAATACCGAAGCGATCCTAGACGTAAACGCCGTAAAGTTAAGCGTAAATCCGCAAAAATCGGCGCTTGAGAGCCTGCACTATCTAGCGGGCAGGCTCGGCGTAGATATGAGCGACGCGGACGTTTTGCGACTACTTGAGCTAGCGCAGCCGTATTCAAATTTGACCGAGTTTGTCTATAATCTTGATAGATTTGAAGCCAAAGCGAGCGCAAAAAGCGGCGAGGGCGTGAAAATAATGACCGTGCACAAGTCAAAGGGGCTGGAGTTTGAAAACGTGATCGTATGCGATAAAATGGGCGTCGGACGGCACGACGGGTCAAATTTCATCGCTGAGTACGACGCGGGTACGGGCTCCTGGCAGGTGCGGCACAACGTCAAAAAACAGTGCATCGACGAGGATTTTGCAAGGCTAAAAGAAAAGGCGGCGCGGCTCGAGCGTGAAGAGGATATGAACAAGCTCTACGTCGCGCTAACGCGGGCGATTGGCGGACTAATCATCGTCAAAAAAACGGGTGCAAACGGCAGAAATCCGAGCTTTTTTGGAGCGTATGAGAGTAGCGGCGAGGTTATAGAGTATCTTGATTTGGTTGATTTTAGCTTCGGCGAACCGACTCCTAGCAAGGCGCGAAATTTGAGTGTAGTAGGCAAATTTGAGCCTATTAAACTAGCTCAAATTTCAAAGCAAATCGTAGACGAAACGCCCAAAACCGAGGGCAAAAATCAAAAGGCGATTTATTTTGGTTTGGCGCTACACTATCTGCTAGAAATGGCGGAAAAATTTGACGAGAGCTCGCTAAAAACGGCGCAAATTTCGATGCGAAACGCGTTTCATAAATTTTTAGACGAGGGCGAGCTGGATGAAATTTACGCTCGCGGGCTAAATTTGACAAACGAGCCTAAATTTAAGCAAATGACGCAGGCAAAGAGGGTGTTTAAAGAGCAGCCTTTGCGATATGAGAGTGCGTTAAAACAGCTTGATTTGCTCTGTATTGGCGAATCTGAAATCTGCGTGATCGACTATAAAACGAGCGATAAAAATATAGATGAAAACATCGCGCAAGTGGCGGAATACAAAAGAATATTGGCTCAAATTTACCCGAATTTGAGCGTGAGAGCGGCGATATTTTACGCTTTACGGGATGAAATTCGAAGCATTGATATTTAA